In Vicia villosa cultivar HV-30 ecotype Madison, WI unplaced genomic scaffold, Vvil1.0 ctg.000303F_1_1_2_unsc, whole genome shotgun sequence, the sequence GGTATAGACTTGATAGAGGGACAAGTTGGTGCTAGGAGACAGGGTGTTAACCTTAAGATGTTAAAGGACTATTATTCAAATTTTCGGTTGGATGATGATTTTTCCCAAGAAACTATACTTCAGAAAACCAGATGCTACCTGATCTTGCtaattggaaacgttttgtttcCAGATAGTACCGGTAACACCGTTAATTTTATGTATCTACGTTTATTAATGGATTTTACTAGAGTTAGTCTATATAGTTGGGGGTCTGCAGTGCTGGCTACGGTGTACCAATCCCTGTGCAAGAACGCAGAATACGATtcttgcacattctatggatgcgctcTGTTGGTGCaagtgtgggggtggtggaggatgcctaTAATGGGCCCGATTAACATAACCAGTTGGACCTTTCCGTATGCAATGAGGTaactttttaattcaaatttttcaTGCAGAATTAGTGGATTATGATTTACTCTAactaacacatttaatttgcgttttagattttgcgtgaaaaaaatggacttcacaaaaaatccgcggtcaaatatcacaatgtaccgccAGCTGATTGATCACTTACGACCCGAGGATGTATTATCTCTAATCTTTTGCTCTTTTATaagtgtattttttataaatatttgaccgaaataatgtataactcttatgcatgcagtttaAATGGAGACCGTATCTCGATTGCGACCATGAGCCTAGAGGTGCAGATGCAGCCATTTGGACTGCAAAAACTTGCCTGATCCGGTACAACATCATCGAAATGCATCATAGTGACCGGGTCAAACTACAGTTCGGAATGCATCAAGGTATACCCGATCCtccagttgacttgggagtgtggcacctcagACGAGTCAACCATCAGTGGAAtcaccaaaactggaaggattACGCACCCAAATGgcgccagatgtggaaggaccgtcgccaATATGTCCTCGACTTCCCCGTGAGTGATCATGAGATGAAACCGTCCACAGAATACATGAGTTGGTACCGTACGGTTACCATCCCTAACTTATTTATTGCAGATCCGTTCTACTTAATAGACCCCCGTGCTCACAACTACATCCTACCCCAATAACAACctgaagaggaacaacaacaacaacaacgacaacgacaacaacgacaacaacaacgacaacaacaactacaacaacgacaacaactacGACAACtacagcagcaacaacaacaacaacaagaacaagaacaaaatcaGTACACCaaccaacaacaacaagaacaagaacaaaatcaGTACACCAACCAACAACAAAATCTGTTCCATACTCCGTCCCGTTCTGCCCGCAACTATCGGTAAGAAAATTTGTTCCAATCACAGTCTCAACCTTTCTAAGAAGCTGAAGACCAACACCATTCCGCTAGCCAATACCAGACCCATTCGCAACCACTTGGCTTTGCAGGTTACACAGGGTCCACAAGGTTCTTCAAACAAAACATTGAGTCCGGTTCGTCAAGCCTCCAtctaagtcccgacgatggtccacATGCTGAATCATCTCACCGTGGCACCCCTTTTGGCTATGCAACACCGTCGAACCAATTTGGATTTtatcaaggtagttctagtgctgctggGTGCTACGTATCGGAAGTCGTGTCCCAACCTACTCCCCCACCACCAGTTAACAATTTTGAGGgcttgggtaaccgactttacgaCAGTCGGTTTCCAGAAAATTATGGTGGCGTTGACGAATTCATAGACAACGACATGCGGAACAACCCACTTCCAGGCCCAGTTACACAGACCCAGCAAGAAGCACGAAGGGGTAGGGGTGGTGCTAGGCTTCGCGGCGGCATCAACGAACGCACTAGACGTCCGATAACAAGACCTTCGTGCGGAACAGATGGTTATCTTGGCGATGGACGCCATTAGgcattttattatgtattttgttatgttttctttaatcaattgttgTCGATATATCGTTTCTCTTAAATTAATGAAATTTGTTATTTCTGGTTTTTATATATAGCCCCGTTGTTTCGATTTCGAATAACGGAtgtcaaaatagattttctaaatttaattataaaaactaaaaaaaaaaaatttaaaaaaaggtaTTTGCCttaggcgccaaatggtttggctaatAGGGAAAAAAATAccctaatgcgccattccatttggcgcaatcAATTAAGAATTTAGGGTTTGCCAAATGATTTGGCGCATGCACCCCTTTTCAACACTTATGCGCCATTTCAGTTGGCGCATCCACCTACCCGGGGTCCCAAACCTAAACATTTTAGTAAATATCccgaaaacatgattttttttcgtaatttttttattaaacctggttatttaaattttttttctaatttcttAGGAAtattattttaatgtgttttaattgtgacTAATGTAGTAGTGATGCCTAATTGTTTAAAATTAGTTTCTTAGGAACATCATCTCATCACTCACCTCATAATCTTTTCACGTTTATATTTTCCTAAAGCAAAAGAATCAATCAAAACTCTCCAATATCCCACAAACTTTCTTTCAACTCCAACACCAAATCATCATTATCTCTCACTTTTCTTTCCTCACTCAATCAACAACCTAAAAGACCAATACACTAACATGCCCATGCTCTCTCTCAACTCATCTTTATCTCCTTACATCTTCAAAACTCTCTTGAACTCAATATCATTGGAATTCAAAGTTCTAACCTCTAATTTCCAATACCTCAAACAATGGAATCTCCAATCTTCCTCAACCTCGCCTCTCTAAACAACATGTTCTTCTTCACACTTACCCAAAACAAAAAACCCCAACTTTGTTAAGATACAAAAACACAGACAAGTTTCACATGGAGATTCACAAAAACACAAACAAGAAATGGGGAGGTTCCAAAAAGGAATCAAaatggaagaagatgattttcttcaacACTTCAAAAACCACCCAAAAACCACCTCAAGAATTTCTCTGCCCCATTTCTGGTTCTCTCATGTCCGACCCTGTAATTGTCTCCTCCGGCCATTCCTTCGACCGAACCTCAATCCAAGCCTGTAAAAATCTCAACTTTACCCCTCAGCTCCAAGATGGCACCACCCCCAATTTCACAACCCTAATCCCAAATCTCAACCTCAAATCCTCAATTCTCAAATGGACCCAATCCCAATCCAAATTCCAAACCCAAACCAACCAAAATCTCACCACAACTGAAAACCTCGTACGTACGTTAATGTCCTCAAAAAAACATCAACAACCCCCAAACGACATCGTATCAGTGAAAAACGACCAAGAAAAAGAAACACTACAAATCCCAATCTTAACACCACGAAAAACCTCGTACTCGAGCTCAGAGGAATCCATAGCTACTGCCACGTCATCATCATCGACAACAACACCAAAATTTCAAAGCTACTGTTACTCTTCACCTTCCTCTTCCGAAATTGAACCTTCAAcatcaccagaagaagaagaattcGTGGCCAAGCTCAGAAACCCTCAATCGATTATAGTAGAAGAAGCTCTAATCTCTCTCAGAAAAGTCACGAAAACGAAAGAGGAATCTAGGGTTCAACTCTGCACCAATAGGATACTCTGTTCTTTGCGTTCTTTGATTTTATCCAAAAACGACGTCGTAAGAGTCAACGCTCTTGCTTCATTAGTCAATATTTCACTAGAGAAAGTCAACAAAGTGAAGATCGTACGGTCGGGAATTGTTCCACcgttgattgagattttgaaattTGGATCCTGTGAATCGCAGGAACATGCTTCGTGTGTGCTCTTTAGTTTAGCGCTTGATGATGATAATAAAACTGCGATTGGTGTTTTGGGTGCTCTTTTGCCTTTGCTTCACGCGCTTAAGTCGGAGAGTGAGAAGACGCGTCATGACTCGAGTTTGGCTCTTTGTCATTTGTCTTTAGTGAAGAGTAATAGGGTTAAGATGGTTAAACTCGGGTTTGTTTCGGTTCTTTTGGGAATGGTTAAGTCGGGTTATATGATGGAtcgggttttgttgattttgggTAATTTGGGGTTTGGGCCGGATGGTCGGGCTGCGATGTTGGATGCGGGTGTTGTGGAGTGTTTGGTGGGTTTGTTGGATGGAACTGAGTTGGATTCTGAGTCAACTCGAGAGAGATGTGTTGGGATTTTGTATATACTAAGTCATGGCGGGTTGAGGTTTAAGGCGGTGGCGAAAGAGATTAGGGTTGTGGAAATGTTGCAAAAGATGGAGAAAATGAAGAGTGAAAAAGCTAATGAGAAGGTGAAGAGGATATTGGAAATTATGAGTGAGAAGGAGatggaggaggaagaggtggatTGGGAGGAGTTGCTTGACTCGGGGTTCAGTGGTCGAACTATGAGTCGACTCAGTAATGGGTTGGACGAGTCAAATGTTAACTCGAATGAGTTTTGAATACATATGGAATTTTTTGTTTGAAGTATTTTTTAATGTAATTATTAgtttttggttttttctttatcATGTCAAAGTTGTTGATGTTCAATTGGGTATAAAATGGAACTCATGCAATTTTTCCATTGTTTTCTTAATTTGAAGTTGAGTGGAGTATAGGAAAACGGAAAGACTCTTTTTAATTGAAgtcattttttttactttttatttggtTTGTGTATAGAGAAGGAAGAATCTATGGATTATTAGTTGTAAAGAGAAATTAGGAAGATAATGTTGTTTTTGGTGGAATAAAAGAAGATGGAGATTAATAAAGTTGTAATTTTTTGGAGCAGAAAGTGCCAAGGGGTTGTTGGTGCATATGCTTATGCTACCACTTTATTCCTACACTTACTACATGTTCTAGCTGGTTATGCTTCCTTTTCATGTCtaaattttctttttcaattcttttgcACTTAAATTTTAGTATGTGAGCTGAATAATTAAAGTTCAAATTATATTCTTTATAATAGTTTCAATTAATTTCAACTAGTCAAATCTAGTAACGTGGATCACAAAAAAATCTAATTCCAACAAGATTAATTTTGCTACATATAAATGAACATAATTAGCTATTTTTGAATGTATTGTTGTAAGAGAATTGGTTGGAAGTGGATAGTAATATAGTGTTATTATATGTATGGTTTTGATTCCCCTATGAAATGAGCATTATTTATATTCGTGCAAGCAATATATTAATCTTGAGATTATTCATCTCCTAGAATTATGTACACAAATTTGTTCAATTTGTACCCTTTTTCCATTACATTTTTTCCCACTTCACATGTGTCTAATAAAGTAATAATCTTGTATCAACCAATAGTAGTTATTAGCTGGCTTTagcaatataaaaaaaatagtgaaaGTTAATTTCTtatcatcttttctttttttaagttACTTTTCTATCATAAACTTTCACtgaattatatgaaatgacaacTAATAACTATGAAAATCAAATATTCAGAAATTCACCGTCGGTAGGTGTCTTTggtaaaaaaaatgtataaattaGTTCTTgagcaccaaaaagaaattggtacttgaatttcttttgttaataaaaaaattaaaacaatcaaATTTTAGAATGCCAAATATGCATATATGCAACGTATAATAGTCAGATTGATTGTTGTCATCCATCTTCTAAGTGTATATTACTTACATTGACACACTATGATATGCAGCAGCGGTCCACTAGGCCCAATAGAGAGAAGAAACAACCAATTTGGCTTAaggatttttattattaattgggTTTCTATTAGTTTTATTTAGAAGTTCTATTTTCTTGTGTTGTTGGCCCATGGCCCATTAGTCTTTAGTAACCCTACTATATATTGGATGCCTTTATTTTGTAGAACGTAATGAAAATCTGAAAAGTTATTTCTTATGCTTTTATCTTCTTATGCAATTTAGATCTTGGTAGCTTTGTGTAACcctaacattggtgctttcatttctTGCCTCTCATTCCTCCCATGGCTCCCCCAAAACCCCCCAATCCCTCttctaaagaaattttagaagaaGCTCTTCAAATCACTACCTTAAACCTAAACAATGCAATGCAAGAGACACAAGAGCAAATGGATGTAAGATTCCACCAAATCTCTACCGAATTATCCAACCTCCAAACAAGGTTTGATAATGACAAAAGTGTGGAAGACTCTAGATTTGATTCCCTCATGGCTGCCATTAAAAAAATTTCTCTTGAAAAGGAGCTGCAGCAAGCCCTTCTTACCCCTTCTGCTACTGTTCACGGAACAGGTACAACAAGCAGATCTGCTACTGTTCACGGCTCCGGGACCACTGCTGGGTCCGCTACTGTTCACGGAACAGTACCTCCGGTCACCTCAACTACTGTTCATGGAACAGCAGTCACTTCAGGTATGCTACAGAACCTACATTCTAACTCTAGGGTTCCTCCACCAAATTTTCAAAATCTATCACCAACACACACACCCTTGAGAAATTCTGCAACTTTTTCTACTACACACCCCCAACCAACACCTAACTGTTACATTAATCCTCACACCTCCTCAACCTTCGTTCCATACCCCCCTATTCCAACTATCCTATCATCCTCTCAACCTTTCACTATGCCTTTTTCCCAACAGCCCCCATTCTCCCAATTTCCTTCCCAACACCCTTATCCCAATCTCTCTCACATACCACCCCTCCCAACTATTAGAACCCCAAAACTTGATCTCCCTATGTTTGATGGGTCAGAACCCCTTGATTGGTTGTTTCAAGCTGAgcagttttttaatttttataatatgccACCAGAAAACCGTTTGTCATTGATTTCATTTTACATGAAGGGTGATGCATTGTCTTGGTTTAAATGGATGCATCAAAGTCATTTGTTAACCGATTGGTTTTCTTTTCTCAAAGCCTTAGAATTACGTTTTGGTCCTTCCACTTTTGACAACCATCAAGCTGAATTATTTAAGTTGAAGCAAGATGGATCGGTGGTTGATTATCAAACCAAATTTGAAAAGTTAGGGAACCAAGTGGTTGGCTTGTCaccgtgtaatacggtgaactgactttttataatcgaaaatgttgcggtaagcaagagtcgccaccgacttttattttatccaaatattagaaaggctaaaagaacagaaaaaaaccttttaaagaaaacgggttcgggggtaattatgcaaagggaaggtgtaaggcaccatttgcatccatggttttccatgggctcttaattgctttgctctttgttttcagaaatgtagaaga encodes:
- the LOC131626538 gene encoding U-box domain-containing protein 40-like, with amino-acid sequence MEIHKNTNKKWGGSKKESKWKKMIFFNTSKTTQKPPQEFLCPISGSLMSDPVIVSSGHSFDRTSIQACKNLNFTPQLQDGTTPNFTTLIPNLNLKSSILKWTQSQSKFQTQTNQNLTTTENLVRTLMSSKKHQQPPNDIVSVKNDQEKETLQIPILTPRKTSYSSSEESIATATSSSSTTTPKFQSYCYSSPSSSEIEPSTSPEEEEFVAKLRNPQSIIVEEALISLRKVTKTKEESRVQLCTNRILCSLRSLILSKNDVVRVNALASLVNISLEKVNKVKIVRSGIVPPLIEILKFGSCESQEHASCVLFSLALDDDNKTAIGVLGALLPLLHALKSESEKTRHDSSLALCHLSLVKSNRVKMVKLGFVSVLLGMVKSGYMMDRVLLILGNLGFGPDGRAAMLDAGVVECLVGLLDGTELDSESTRERCVGILYILSHGGLRFKAVAKEIRVVEMLQKMEKMKSEKANEKVKRILEIMSEKEMEEEEVDWEELLDSGFSGRTMSRLSNGLDESNVNSNEF